In a genomic window of Pseudomonas mohnii:
- a CDS encoding class I SAM-dependent methyltransferase, whose translation MSAQPPSAIELEFARRYDQEHARVCLQPRAQGLVERLAFWREERLVRNALKVAGEPGLILDVACGVGRFWRVLAEHGNRVILASDPSQDILDHARTHHPQSLLKRIRTFQSSAFNIGLSENAVDCISCMHLFQHIACSEHRLALLHEFHRVGRDTVIVAVRVSGRFKGRRSDEEGHAARPLVNKTELEAEFKQAGFCVLSHQDFLPGFAPMRVYVLRKAG comes from the coding sequence ATGTCCGCTCAGCCCCCATCCGCCATCGAACTCGAGTTCGCCCGGCGCTACGATCAGGAACACGCCCGCGTCTGTCTGCAGCCGCGGGCGCAGGGCTTGGTCGAGCGTCTGGCGTTCTGGCGTGAAGAGCGATTGGTACGCAATGCGCTCAAGGTCGCTGGCGAGCCAGGCCTGATCCTCGACGTGGCCTGTGGCGTCGGGCGCTTCTGGAGAGTGCTGGCCGAGCATGGGAATCGGGTGATCCTTGCCTCCGATCCGTCCCAGGACATTCTCGATCATGCCCGGACCCACCATCCGCAGAGTCTGTTGAAGCGGATAAGGACCTTTCAAAGCTCAGCGTTCAACATCGGCTTGTCGGAAAATGCGGTCGACTGCATTTCCTGCATGCATCTGTTTCAGCACATTGCCTGCTCTGAGCATCGTTTGGCGCTGCTGCACGAGTTTCACCGGGTCGGTCGCGATACCGTGATTGTCGCCGTACGGGTCAGTGGACGGTTCAAGGGGCGACGTTCAGACGAGGAGGGGCATGCAGCCCGTCCGCTGGTCAACAAGACCGAACTGGAAGCCGAGTTCAAGCAAGCGGGTTTCTGCGTACTCAGCCATCAGGACTTCCTGCCAGGCTTCGCGCCAATGCGGGTTTATGTACTGCGCAAGGCCGGCTAG
- the rnd gene encoding ribonuclease D encodes MAIDIHWIRDNDSLGRFCTEWQQLPYVALDTEFMRVDTFYPIAGLLQVGDGVRAYLIDPLTIDNWQPLAALLENPAVVKVVHACSEDLEVLLRLTGSLPTPLFDTQLAAAYLNLGFSMGYSRLVQEVLGIDLPKGETRSDWLQRPLSETQISYAAEDAVHLAEVFVKLRPKLSDDKYAWVLEDGAELVANLRREIDPYEVYRDAKLAWKLSRAQLAVLRELCAWREKEARARDLPRNRIIREHSLWPLARTQPDNLGALAKIEDMHPRTVRQDGEFLLDLIKRSGSVSPDQWPLAVPEPLPVDAAVLLKQMKAIGQAEAERLNIAPELMLRKKTLEALLKSGFPNGPYQLPDSLRGWRRELMGQALLDSLATAGEQP; translated from the coding sequence GTGGCCATCGATATTCACTGGATTCGCGACAACGATAGCCTCGGTCGGTTTTGCACCGAGTGGCAGCAGTTGCCATACGTTGCCCTCGACACCGAATTCATGCGGGTCGACACCTTCTATCCCATCGCGGGCCTGTTGCAGGTGGGCGATGGCGTACGTGCTTACCTGATCGATCCGCTGACCATCGACAACTGGCAGCCCTTGGCCGCACTGCTGGAGAACCCGGCGGTGGTCAAGGTCGTCCATGCATGCAGCGAAGACCTCGAGGTCCTGCTGCGCCTGACGGGCAGCCTGCCAACGCCATTGTTCGATACTCAGCTGGCTGCCGCTTACCTGAACCTGGGCTTCTCCATGGGGTATTCGCGTCTGGTGCAGGAAGTGCTCGGTATCGACCTGCCCAAGGGCGAGACCCGTTCCGACTGGTTGCAACGTCCGCTTTCCGAAACCCAGATCAGCTACGCCGCCGAAGATGCCGTGCACCTGGCCGAAGTGTTCGTGAAGCTTCGGCCGAAGCTTTCCGACGACAAATACGCCTGGGTCCTGGAAGACGGTGCCGAACTGGTGGCCAACCTGCGCCGCGAAATCGACCCGTACGAGGTCTATCGCGACGCCAAGCTGGCCTGGAAACTGTCCCGCGCCCAACTTGCCGTACTGCGCGAGCTCTGCGCCTGGCGTGAGAAAGAAGCCCGCGCCCGTGACCTGCCGCGTAACCGGATCATCCGCGAGCATTCGCTGTGGCCACTGGCCCGGACGCAGCCGGACAACCTCGGCGCGTTGGCGAAAATCGAAGACATGCACCCGCGTACCGTGCGTCAGGACGGCGAATTTCTGCTTGATCTGATCAAGCGCTCTGGCAGTGTGTCGCCGGATCAATGGCCGCTCGCCGTGCCGGAGCCGTTGCCGGTGGACGCCGCCGTGTTGCTCAAGCAAATGAAAGCCATCGGCCAGGCCGAGGCCGAGCGCCTGAACATCGCGCCGGAACTGATGCTGCGCAAGAAAACCCTGGAAGCGCTGCTGAAAAGCGGCTTCCCCAATGGTCCCTACCAATTGCCTGATTCGTTGCGTGGCTGGCGCCGCGAATTGATGGGCCAGGCGCTGCTCGACAGCCTGGCCACCGCCGGAGAACAGCCTTGA
- a CDS encoding YcgL domain-containing protein, giving the protein MKRICSIYRSSKRNEMYLYVLKSDALERVPEPLMAAFGKAFHAFDLVLSPERKLSREDITVVLENLEKQGYHLQMPPAEDEYIEHLPEELLRRNDPM; this is encoded by the coding sequence TTGAAACGTATTTGCTCCATCTACCGCAGTTCGAAAAGAAACGAAATGTACCTGTATGTGCTCAAGAGCGATGCTCTGGAGCGTGTGCCCGAGCCTTTGATGGCTGCCTTTGGCAAGGCCTTCCACGCCTTCGACCTGGTGCTGAGCCCGGAGCGCAAACTGTCGCGCGAGGACATCACCGTTGTGCTTGAAAACCTCGAAAAACAAGGCTATCACCTGCAAATGCCGCCGGCCGAGGATGAGTACATCGAGCACTTGCCGGAAGAGTTGTTGCGCCGCAACGACCCTATGTAA
- a CDS encoding D-2-hydroxyacid dehydrogenase, translating to MRVLIAEHDHPVYAQLLREAAPDLEVLTSGDSAELARQAADCPVWLGQPDLLATLLRQGHQPQWLQSTWAGITPLLADGLPRHYRLTRAVGIFGQVMAEYVLTYMLGHEREVLARLVSQVERKWDSRHGQSLAGRKVLIVGTGDIGQTVAQFLQPFGVELYGIASSAREQAPFVEVGSLDDLPRLVGKVDYVVNLLPNTPNTHDIYNAALFKQFKPTGLFINVGRGVAVVDADLVEALKEGHLVGAVIDVCRQEPLPQRHPFWTAWGLLLTGHSSAPTSPSLMVKLFVENLRAYQAGEALRGEVDFNRGY from the coding sequence ATGCGCGTTCTGATTGCTGAACACGACCACCCTGTGTACGCCCAACTGTTGCGTGAAGCAGCGCCCGACCTGGAAGTGCTGACCAGCGGTGATTCCGCCGAGCTGGCCCGCCAGGCGGCCGACTGCCCGGTCTGGCTCGGACAGCCCGACCTGCTGGCGACGCTGCTGCGTCAAGGCCATCAGCCGCAATGGCTGCAATCGACCTGGGCCGGCATCACGCCGCTGTTGGCCGACGGTTTGCCAAGGCACTATCGCCTGACACGTGCGGTGGGGATTTTTGGTCAGGTCATGGCTGAATACGTACTCACCTACATGCTTGGGCACGAACGGGAAGTGCTGGCGCGGTTGGTCAGCCAGGTCGAGCGCAAGTGGGACAGTCGCCATGGGCAAAGCCTGGCGGGACGCAAGGTATTGATTGTCGGCACCGGTGACATCGGCCAGACCGTGGCGCAGTTTCTTCAACCCTTTGGCGTCGAACTGTACGGTATCGCCAGTTCGGCCCGCGAGCAGGCGCCGTTTGTCGAAGTCGGCTCGCTCGACGATTTGCCGCGTCTGGTCGGTAAAGTCGATTACGTGGTCAATCTGCTGCCCAATACACCGAATACCCACGATATTTACAACGCCGCGTTGTTCAAACAGTTCAAGCCGACCGGTTTGTTCATCAACGTCGGGCGCGGTGTGGCAGTAGTCGATGCGGACCTGGTGGAAGCCTTGAAAGAAGGGCACCTGGTGGGCGCCGTGATCGACGTCTGCCGTCAGGAACCATTGCCGCAACGTCATCCTTTCTGGACGGCTTGGGGCTTGCTGCTGACCGGTCACAGCTCGGCACCGACCTCGCCATCGTTGATGGTGAAGCTGTTTGTCGAGAACTTGCGGGCTTATCAGGCCGGTGAGGCGTTACGCGGGGAAGTGGATTTCAACCGCGGGTATTGA
- a CDS encoding nitroreductase family protein, translated as MSANPRVADYAIHPQFTHRWSPRAFTGEAIPEETLLSFFEAARWAPSAYNSQPWRFLYARRDTPNWERYLGLLNEFNRSWAQHASALVIVVSKTTFAVPGATEETPALWHTFDTGAAWGHLALQASISGWHTHGMAGFDQALTRKELKIPEGYALHAAVAIGKLGDKSTLADYLQAREEPSPRRPLSELAAEGDFTL; from the coding sequence ATGAGTGCCAACCCACGCGTAGCCGACTATGCCATCCACCCTCAATTCACCCATCGCTGGTCGCCGCGCGCCTTCACCGGCGAAGCCATTCCCGAAGAAACGCTGCTGAGCTTTTTCGAAGCCGCGCGCTGGGCACCGTCGGCGTACAACTCGCAGCCTTGGCGCTTTCTCTACGCACGCCGGGATACGCCGAACTGGGAGCGTTATCTGGGTCTGCTGAACGAATTCAACCGCAGTTGGGCGCAACATGCCTCGGCTCTGGTGATCGTGGTATCGAAAACCACTTTCGCCGTGCCCGGCGCCACCGAAGAAACCCCGGCCCTGTGGCACACCTTTGACACCGGTGCGGCCTGGGGTCATCTGGCGCTGCAGGCAAGCATCAGCGGCTGGCATACCCACGGCATGGCCGGCTTCGATCAAGCGCTGACGCGCAAAGAGTTGAAGATTCCTGAAGGCTACGCCCTGCACGCCGCCGTGGCGATCGGCAAACTGGGCGACAAGTCGACATTGGCCGACTACCTGCAAGCCCGCGAAGAGCCGAGCCCGCGCCGGCCATTGAGCGAGCTGGCGGCTGAAGGCGACTTCACCCTCTAA